The Ananas comosus cultivar F153 linkage group 6, ASM154086v1, whole genome shotgun sequence genome segment ATCTCTCGATCTCTCGATCTCTCGATCTCTCGATCGTGATTTCTTTTTGTTCGTTTGGATTCGATCTGTAGCAGTGGGAGCCGATTCGAGTTCGTTGATAATTTGGATCTAAAACCTCCGTGGAAAGTAGcctaagtgtttttttttttcctcccttccGTTTGCTTTATCCAACATTTGAAATGGCTAATGTAGAAGGAGCTAATGATAGATCTTTAATCATATGATACTGATCTTGAGAAAAGAATGTGTGTTCTTAGTGTTTCGATTTGAATTCGCCATTTGTAATCTGGATTTgtattttaaggaaaaaaattcagaagaaaaatgaagaataaTCGTGAGTTTTTCAATTATCGAAAGTAGTTTAGTGCTTTTGACTCGAAAGGGCATATGTTAGTAATAAAATCAACAAGTTTACTTTATGGTTATGTGCTTGTAGTACGTTTTAACTTGAATTTCTTTAATGCATGTTCTTATAAACTTTTGCCCTAGTGTGGACTGTAGAGAGAATCTGTTCCTCTGATTGATCTTTCCATGTGTGATATGAATCTGTTTTAGGAATCGTCAAGTGCATTCCTGGGGTGACTAGCGTGAAGGATAATCCTGTGATCCAGACGATTGATAGGTTAAAAAGCATTATTACTTCTTTGGTGTCTTCTGAATCGAGCGATTCGCCAGATGAGAAAGTTGATGAAATTGTTGAGCTTCTTGACAAGCTATGCGAGCTATGCTCTGCAGAAGGATCGGACGGTGCATCCATTGTGACAAGGAATGGAGGAGTAGAACTCCTCACCAAACTATGCTCTTCACTTGATGTTAAATCTGAGAGAGCACTTGTTTCAACCTTGAAGTCATTGAATTCTATCATCCGTGGTATGATTGTCGTAATTATAGCTGTTTACTTCAACCGAATGTCTTTGTTCTGCTTTTTTTATATCGTTGTTTATTGTGGTAAATCCCTGTTCTTAAATAAGCTGGGTAAATTTCTGTTCTTAAATGCGTTGTAAACTTTCATTGTATGCATCTGTATAACGGAAACTGTTATATTGCTTATTTCAGAGAAAACAACAGCAAGATTTTCTTATTCTAATGCCTCACAAAACAAATGTTCACTTTAACACAATTAACTGCAAATAGTGGTGGGTCAAGTAGTATATAGTTGTACAAAGTAAAAACATGAATGTAGGAGCTTTCTTTATCGTTTAGCTAGAGATCTCAGCAGAAAAAGTGATAACAAAAGTGGGGTTGAACCTGAATTAATTAAGATATCGAAGATTCACATTCCTCACTCTTATAAACCTACTAGTTCTGTGGCTTCTGTATCTGGATCATACAAGTAATGTTTTCCAGGTAATGTTGTGTTCAATCTTGTTCCTGTATTTACGTAACTTATGAAAGGTGGAGAGTACTTCAACTACATTTCTGTGTATATTGACATAAGATCAATAGGTTAGTTTGTGGTAACTATTTTGTTTAAAGGTTTAGGGGAGTTTATTTTTTCATAAGTGTCTACAgacataaaaagagaaaatctcTTCTTTGGAATAAACTGGAGCTCAACCATGCAACATGGATTTGACTTTTCCATTATCCAAGTAATTACTTCCCAGAATAACTCCTTTTCCTGAACATGAACAAGGGTAAGTTCTGGTGTCCAGTTGATTGAatgattttaatatttgatttcatcTAACAGATGTTCAAAGTACAGAAACATTCCGGCAATGTGGTGGGCCCAAAATCGTCATGGATATTCTACATAGGAGCCGTGAATATCCAAACCTCTTGGATAGCGGTTTTGCTGTCGTTGCTGCAGCCTCAAGTGGTAATGAAGTTGTAAAAGAATCATTGATGGACTTGAAAGTGGATGAACTTATTCTAGAGATTCTGAGGGAGCCATCCAAAAATGAACTACGCAGCTTGTATGATGCCATACGCGTCCTTTTAACACCTGATGATAGCCGTGTTGCAGCATCTCAAGTAAGTTAACACATGCATCACAGCATATTTGCATGCCTCTTAGTTTTACATTTTCCTTGAAGTCTTGTGCTACCTCAAATGTTAACACCTGATGATAGCCATGTTGCAACATCTCAAGTAAGTTAACACATGCATCACAGCATATTTGCATGCCTCTTAGTTTTACATTTTCCTTGGAAGTCTTGTGCTACCTCAAAAGTCAATGAACTTAGCATGCTACCAAGAGTGACATCTCCAAGTTATGCATCTTTCAAACAATTTGGAACAATATTAGTATATTGTGTTATCCGCTGTCTCATAATGTGACCAAGTCAGAAGCTATGAATAAATGCATTCTTGGATTGATTATTTTCTTAGCTGCTGCTTGTTAAAGTTACCAGTAATTTTTGGAGAACTAAAGATCTTTGAATTATTCAGTGCCTGGATGGCTTGACAACGGTCTACAGGACCTGTTTGTTGCTTCAACCTCTGCATCACAGAACTTGATATCTCAGTGGATATATACATGTATTTCTGTGCTGATATTGCTATTACTCGATGGGCATAACCAGATTATCTTTTCCAGTGTTTGTCATTTTGGCTATTCACTGACAGATATATAAACTTGCATTAATCTTCTGTCAATGATATCAGGGATTGATAAAGATATGGTTTTAGCAACATTTGTTGTAACCAGAATTTCATATTCAGGTGTATGGATATGCTCGAAGATTTGCAAAAATTGGAATTCCAGATGTTCTTGTGAATGCACTTCGCAAGGGAGTCAGTTCTTCTAGTTTGCCCTCCGCATGTGCTGCTTTAAAGGCTATTGCTGTCAATGTAAGCTTGTAGAATAAAGAACTGGATAGTCAATTTTATATTTCCAAGTATATTATAACATATCCCCGATCCTTATTACGGTGAGCATGAAAAGAAAGCAATATTCAACAGATGGAGAGTCAGATTTGTCTGTGCTTATGATCTCCTCAATGGAAACTTCTATAATCGTCTTTCTTTTCTACAGGATGAGATTTGCTTGTCTATATCTGAAAATGGTGGGATTGAGGTCACTCTCCAGTTCATTGACAAAAGTGGTGAACAAAACAGCAAAGTTGTAGCGAGAGCTTGTTGCTCTCTGTTGTCTAAGGTCTGATGCtttactaaattattaattgtggCATCAAAGGGATTCGTGCTTTTCATTACTTTTGTAACTGACAAGAAGTTTTCCTCTGTTTAAAGCTAGCAGGAAGTGATGCAAACAAGACTGCTATTGTCCAGCAGGATGGTCTAAATAGACTAATTAAGTTATCATCCAGATTTTCTGAAGATCCGTCTGTCATACAAGAGGTTTTATTCAATAAGCATGACTAATTACAATCCTCAATGGAACAATCTCAGCTTTGAAACAACTCTTTATGATGCAGGTTATGAATGTTATTACTGTCCTTTCACTGAGGTTGCCAGAAAATGCAGCCCGTGCTATTGAAGCAGGTGCCGGAGATCTTGCAGTACAAGCGATGCAAAAGTTCCCTGCTTCCAATCAGATGCAGAGGCAAGCTTGTCTCATGATCCGCAATCTTGTGGTTAGAAACCCAGAAAACAGGTGTGCTTTTCCAAACATTAGAAAAATAGTTCGTTAGGCATGCTTGAGAAAGTTTTCCTAAAGTCAATCATAAGTACCGAGACTGTGTTTAGTCCTGATGATATTATAACTGAGGCAAGTAGTTGTCCTTTAACAAGTCACCCATCCTAACCTAACTTTTATAAGATTTTCCCAACTGCACAACGGTTTGAAACCTATAGCTTAGCAAGTGTCAAAATCTTCTTATAGGACCAGCCATGTGCTCCGTTGCTCCTTCCAATTGCTTTCCATTTTACTGTGTCTTTACATTAGGAGCTGCAGATACAAGTTGTCTAAAGATGTACGTGATGTCTCCCTATTAGTTTTCTCCATGGAGGCGACAATGTTACGACTAGGGGCTTGCATTTAGCTCCTCCTTTTCTAGTCAGGTTAGATAATCAACTAGGGAGAttcaaaataaatgaatgaaaCCCTTTCAATGGTTCCAGAGAGAAATCTGAGACGCACACCTGAACACCACAATTGTGGATGTAAGTACGGTAGAAAGTAAAGGATCCTTTTCTGCAGTTCTTACGAATTCATCTTCGTCATGTGTAGTTTTTGACAGTTTTATGGATCTAACTAAAGCAATCTACCTTTGGCTGCAAAGCTGAAATTTCCAACACAAACCATGCTCATGTACtcaattttctttcaatttccAACATAATCCTCGCTCAATTTGGATTCAAGATGGCGGTATTTGCTACACTGGCAGCACAATAATCAGTTTATAATTCTCTAAATAGTAAAGTTGCAGATTTATCTTGATTCATTAACAACACTCACCTAAACTTAAATTCTTCGATATTTTctttttgaccttttttttcttgttgccgCAGGACGATCCTTCTAAACAATGGCATTGAGAAACTCATTAGGAAAGCAAAGGGGACCCATCAGAGTTGCAAGGATGCTGCAACTGCTGCACTGAGGGATCTAGGGTTGGACGACTACAATGCGTAGTCAAGGTCTTATGCCAAGCTAGATTGTTTGTAACTAGTCGTTTTTGTCAAGGTGTCTCGTTGGTATGTTTTTCGCAGTTTTTTAATGCAGGTTTTATTTACTGAATGATCCCTCAAACACCCTTGCAGGGCCATTGATCTATTCTCCTATTGAGATGGAACTTAAATCTTCAGAGGGAGTATTAGTGCTAACTAAAATTGTCATTACTAACATCTTTTGGAAGCATTTTCAAGCTAGAAAGACATTAGTCAGAACAGGAGCAGTTACAATTCACTCAAATGGAAGAAGGAACAAATGGAagcaaccgaccgtccctagagcaagtggcaaagggcttggtggtcgATACCCgagatctaagttcgaatcctagttgattcacattttcagttaagtttatttctaaatgaaataaacgaagcggatagcgtgctacctatttctcaaaaaaaaaacaaaacaaatggaAGCATGAAATAAATAGCGACATATTAATTCCCATGTTTCCAAAAGTTAATTTAAGAAGAGTCATTGGTATAGTTCATATATGGGACGACATTTTCAGCTTCGAGCTGGTGTTGTGGCAAAAGCACTGTCGATGGTAATCACGTGAGCATCCCCGGGGCACAGCGCCTACTGTACAAATGGGAATAAagtgggacaaaaattttatggacatcATCTCTAAATTATTTAGTTTGGAAATGATACGGATAGAAATGGCGTGGCCCATCCGACGAGCGTCCATGGAacggaaaggaaaaaaaaatttgtgctaCATGTTTttacagagggagagagaagggatACCTTGGATGGGCCACGTGGTGCCCATTCATATTATCCCCAAACTAATTTGGAGTATTTTTTCCAAACTAATTTGGAGACATTCATATTATCCCCAAACTAATTTGGAGCATTTTTTCCAAACTAATTTGGAGACATTCATATTATCCCCAAACTAATTTGGAGCAttttttccaaattaatttggagaCGAtgctcataaaatttttgtcccgtAAGGAGTGGTGTGGGTTTATTAATTTTGGATGGATTATTTATTAAAGATTTTATAGGATAGGAGATTTTTATTTGTGCTGTGGTAGGTGGACCCCATTTGAGACTGGGTATTTTAAACATttcgctaacaataataactaatGATGAAGGTTTTTATTTTAACGTCTATGAAATTAtccatatataataatttaacattggAATCAAACACACGCATTTCATATAGCCCTTTCAGTGCGTACTTTGTGACGGCCCCAAAATAATTCCATACACTGGGTCCAAATGTGGGTCCATCTCTccacttattttttatatttttatattttttttgttttctaggGACCATCTCTCCTTGACGTTTCCCTACATTGTGTTCGGGTAAAATGAGGTTGGAGCAGTGCATCATTGAAACTGCTCAAACATGGTTATTGCATCTACGCTAATTTAAACAATGTATATTacaatgaaaaatataatgcgCTTTGAGTAGCATATTAACTAGCACAGCTTTTACTTTTGTTAAATGGTAtataattaatccaaaaaattaaGCCCAATTTTAGCCCCACCAATCTTTCTGCTTTTGCTTAAAAGAGATATTAAAAACAATTTTAATATTACGCCATTTCTAGAAGTATTACTCAAACAATACTTTATAACCCGTAATAGGAGGAGACCTCGTTCCCAGAACAAAGTAAAATAAGGTTGCATAAAATATTCACGAGTCTATAGGTGTTGAAATAAAGTAAAGCTTTGGCTTAAAAGTCCAGCAACCAATAGTACAATTTTTCTAAAACATCATAGCGCtggccaaaaaaataaaacgagaAGCAAACATAAAATTCTTAGAAAAAGGAGGATACCAGAGATGATGAAAAGCAAAACACATCAAGTACTAGCAAAGTGTACAAAGGACATAGAGTTACAATATGATCCTGATAGTATAATACTCACATGTTCTAAAGTATCTTCAATAAAGAGAACCAGCATTTGTTGATGTGCATAGTTTGGCGATACAAAGGATGAAGCATCATAATTGTTAAGCCATTAGGATGGCCTCAGCTAACCTCTCAGGCTTCTCAATTTTTTCTGCATTATTTGTAGTCCTCATTTCTTCTCAAACTTAGTCCACATCATTTCCAGCTGCAACAAGCCAACCTGAACAAGGTAGAGACAGTCAAAATATGGCTTCTCTTGTCTTTTTTTTCGTAACCACATTTAAGATGggttaatattaatataataaaaaacatATTCAAGATCATAGACAAGGATACTCTGTTGAGATAATCAACTAAAATGATATTCACCGGCTCGAATTGTACCATCAAACCATCTGCAGAACTAAGATTTTATCCTTCGGCCACAAATTGTAGACACGTCGAACATCGACAAATTACAGGCCTCGACAATTGGCAACTTGTGTAGTGCAGATCGTATATCGATCTAGGTGAAATTGGCATGTCTTACAGAGATCGTTAATTCCAATAGTTTCGGTGCATGACAAGCTTTAGCATTTCCATAAGTTTCAGAGACAAGTCGGTGAACAAACATAGAAAGGACCTTGTAAGTTTGTAGGCGATGCCCCTATCGAGAAAGGGGTTGACTAAATCTTACATTAGTGTGAAATAGCACGTGGATTTTGTCTTGTTATGAGAAGCAGCATTAGGTTTTGCGAGAACCCCAAGATCCATGaagatcaagtctaataaaaCAATGGATATCCACAAGCATAAACTTACCCTAACTTGAGAGAAGTGTCGGAACTGTCATCATAATCTAACGAGCCCCCCGACTGTGATGCAGTCATCACTGATTCAGCGGACAGCCCATCTTCAGCGAGAGCATTTTCAGAATGATTTATCCCAACCCCGGATACCTGGAGCATCTGCATATTTTGAATGTGCTCATTTGATGCAACCACATAGGTTGAGAAGAAGACAGAAGAAATAAATTCGGATGAACGAAGAGCATAAACGAAATCTTACTTGGTGTCTCAGCCGCGTATTTTCTTCCACTAAATCCAGCCCCtgtaaccacagttaaaaaaaaaaagaaaaggaattgaAAGTAACTTAGGCTATTTAATTTCAATGTTTATCTCTATGATTTTGTCACATTTCCACGTGTTGCTAATTTGCTATACTGCTCAGTTTTGAGCTAAAATCTCTTCCAATCTTGTAAGAGCAATTATTCAATCTCCACACCTCTGAGCAGTTAGCAATCCTTCGACAAAAATATAACAAGTAGCAGGTTTACTTTACttgttttcctcttttttagttttcaaaagattGTTTATATTTCTGGAGGCTTAAATGTGCACCCTCCTGCTCTAAAAGTGAAGCATTTGCAAACTAAAAGTGAAGCACGAAAAGCACTATGTCATTCCCAACCTTTTTCCGGAGATCACTGATCTGTTCCATGATTTTTGCTTCCTGAAATTTATTGACAGAAAACATGCATTAAAACTAAAGCAATTTCCAGTAGAAATAAGGAAGTGAGAGACTTGATTATTCTACCTTCATGTCAAGGACGCGGTGCAGACCTCCTTCAAGCTTCTTCTCTAGCAGCTGCAGCTCTTCAACAGTCAACCCCTCAAGATCCTCTCCTCTCATTTGTCTGAAAATAAATCaaagatttgtttttttttctttttcaatatacGCATTTATGTAAATACATGTAGCTTAAACATAAGATTTAGCAAGCACAATGTATGACAAACCTCAGTTGAAGGCTTGTTTCTGCAACTTGTTTGCTCAAACTAGCATAGTTGCTATCCTCCATCTAAAAAATGGATGAAAATACTCAAATTTATCTTGTACATTCATCAAATTTAGTAAATAATAGCAGCAAAATTTTGTCTTCCCCAATCTGCAACAAGAATCTAACTTATGACAACTCTGCTTGGAAAAATCCAGCTAACTATATAGCAGTTAAATGTAGTTGACTATCAGTTAATAAAAGAGTACGAAGTAAGTTAATTATGTGTAGAAGTATAGAAGAAATTTCAGCCTGTGTGATGAAGTAGAGTTGAAATATGTCTACGGATAAGCCTTTAAGGAGAATGCT includes the following:
- the LOC109712063 gene encoding armadillo repeat-containing protein 6; translation: MAPTAAAAASAVRGISQEAFEALVRENMEDLGMDPDEALDDALQTLTLQGVDLSGIVKCIPGVTSVKDNPVIQTIDRLKSIITSLVSSESSDSPDEKVDEIVELLDKLCELCSAEGSDGASIVTRNGGVELLTKLCSSLDVKSERALVSTLKSLNSIIRDVQSTETFRQCGGPKIVMDILHRSREYPNLLDSGFAVVAAASSGNEVVKESLMDLKVDELILEILREPSKNELRSLYDAIRVLLTPDDSRVAASQVYGYARRFAKIGIPDVLVNALRKGVSSSSLPSACAALKAIAVNDEICLSISENGGIEVTLQFIDKSGEQNSKVVARACCSLLSKLAGSDANKTAIVQQDGLNRLIKLSSRFSEDPSVIQEVMNVITVLSLRLPENAARAIEAGAGDLAVQAMQKFPASNQMQRQACLMIRNLVVRNPENRTILLNNGIEKLIRKAKGTHQSCKDAATAALRDLGLDDYNA
- the LOC109711855 gene encoding MADS-box transcription factor 22-like isoform X1, which encodes MAREKIQIRKIDNTTARQVTFSKRRRGLFKKAEELSILCDAEVALIVFSSTGRLFHFSSSSMKEIIKRHSMHSKNLQKSDQPTLDLNMEDSNYASLSKQVAETSLQLRQMRGEDLEGLTVEELQLLEKKLEGGLHRVLDMKEAKIMEQISDLRKKGLDLVEENTRLRHQMLQVSGVGINHSENALAEDGLSAESVMTASQSGGSLDYDDSSDTSLKLGLACCSWK
- the LOC109711855 gene encoding MADS-box transcription factor 22-like isoform X2 translates to MAREKIQIRKIDNTTARQVTFSKRRRGLFKKAEELSILCDAEVALIVFSSTGRLFHFSSSSMKEIIKRHSMHSKNLQKSDQPTLDLNMEDSNYASLSKQVAETSLQLRQMRGEDLEGLTVEELQLLEKKLEGGLHRVLDMKEAKIMEQISDLRKKGLDLVEENTRLRHQVSGVGINHSENALAEDGLSAESVMTASQSGGSLDYDDSSDTSLKLGLACCSWK